A portion of the Microlunatus phosphovorus NM-1 genome contains these proteins:
- a CDS encoding GlxA family transcriptional regulator: protein MLKSVSVIVLEPIAVFEFGVAVEVFGVDRTDEGIEPFDFRVCGVEPGRPLATKNGDPFTITPQRGLDSVLGTDLVIVAPTAPQADEAYPARVLEVLRRAHDEGATILSLCSGSFVLGAAGLLDGRRCTTHWMYADEMKRRFPAAEVDPRVLFVEDGRIVTSAGTAAGIDASLHLVRKELGTAVATKIARRMVVPPQRDGGQQQYVDLPIPSCRADSLAELLTWMVEHLEVEHTASSLAARAMMSERTFARRFAAETGTTPHKWLTRQRVLAARSLLEESDLSVDQVASRVGFNSAVVLREHFRRTIGVPPSDYRRRFGAVTTELSA, encoded by the coding sequence ATGCTGAAGTCGGTGAGTGTGATCGTGTTGGAGCCCATCGCTGTCTTCGAGTTCGGGGTCGCGGTGGAGGTGTTCGGAGTGGACCGCACCGATGAGGGGATCGAGCCGTTCGACTTCCGGGTCTGTGGTGTCGAGCCAGGGCGGCCATTGGCCACCAAGAACGGTGATCCGTTCACCATCACCCCACAGCGTGGTCTGGACAGTGTCCTCGGCACCGACCTGGTGATCGTGGCGCCCACCGCTCCCCAAGCCGATGAGGCGTATCCGGCTCGAGTGTTGGAGGTGTTGCGTCGCGCCCATGACGAGGGAGCGACGATTCTCAGCCTGTGCTCCGGCTCCTTCGTGCTCGGCGCGGCGGGACTGCTCGATGGCCGGCGGTGCACCACCCATTGGATGTATGCCGACGAGATGAAGCGTCGCTTTCCTGCCGCCGAGGTCGACCCGCGGGTGCTGTTCGTGGAGGACGGCCGAATCGTGACCAGTGCCGGGACGGCGGCCGGGATCGACGCGAGCCTGCATCTGGTGCGCAAAGAGCTCGGCACGGCGGTCGCGACCAAGATTGCGCGGCGGATGGTGGTGCCGCCACAACGCGACGGCGGGCAGCAGCAGTACGTGGACCTGCCCATCCCTTCGTGCCGGGCCGACAGCCTGGCCGAGCTCCTCACCTGGATGGTGGAGCACCTGGAGGTGGAGCACACCGCGTCGTCACTGGCAGCGCGAGCGATGATGAGCGAGCGTACGTTCGCCCGGCGATTCGCCGCCGAGACCGGCACCACGCCACACAAATGGCTGACCCGGCAGCGGGTGCTGGCGGCCCGCAGCCTCCTCGAGGAGAGCGATCTGTCCGTCGATCAGGTTGCCAGCCGGGTCGGCTTCAATTCCGCCGTCGTGCTGCGCGAGCATTTCCGGCGCACGATCGGCGTGCCGCCCAGCGACTACCGGCGTCGGTTCGGCGCCGTGACCACGGAGCTCAGCGCCTGA
- a CDS encoding DUF4245 domain-containing protein, whose protein sequence is MARTKKPATTGDMIRTLLVIVVPVALIIIFFSRTLPDYPVQEVDWRPVLAEARKNAPYPVLAPEGLPDTWRPTKAAWVAKGEPHLNGDASVRNLWELGFLDPHDVYLSLHQGDARPELFVDDVTRQGYADGQSAVGGQTWVRYISPDERTRSLVLTSPKVTTIVVGDTTYEALEAFAGTLTAG, encoded by the coding sequence GTGGCCCGCACCAAGAAGCCGGCGACCACCGGGGACATGATCCGCACCTTGTTGGTGATCGTGGTCCCGGTGGCGCTGATCATCATCTTTTTCAGCCGGACCCTGCCGGACTACCCGGTGCAGGAGGTCGACTGGCGACCGGTGCTGGCCGAGGCGCGGAAGAACGCTCCCTATCCGGTGCTTGCCCCCGAGGGTCTGCCGGACACGTGGCGACCGACCAAGGCCGCCTGGGTGGCGAAGGGGGAGCCGCATCTGAATGGCGATGCGTCGGTGCGCAACCTGTGGGAGCTCGGTTTTCTCGACCCGCACGACGTCTATCTCTCGCTCCACCAAGGCGACGCCCGGCCGGAGTTGTTCGTGGATGACGTCACTCGGCAGGGCTACGCCGACGGGCAGAGCGCCGTTGGCGGCCAGACCTGGGTGCGATACATCAGTCCGGATGAGCGCACCCGATCCCTGGTGCTGACCTCGCCGAAGGTGACCACCATCGTGGTCGGCGATACGACGTACGAGGCATTGGAGGCATTCGCGGGGACGCTCACTGCCGGCTGA
- a CDS encoding polyamine aminopropyltransferase has translation MDDMPVTIARWSGPRGEVVLRRHGVADDAIEELIVNGAFAMDSAETASEEALADLTWPGARVLVGGLGLGFTAATLLDARVGTVDVVEIEEALVAWAYEGVTLRLGRVARDPRVRLWVADVRAVLTGHEPEPAGPWDAILLDVDNGPDFLIHAENAALYREEALSAAYARLAPGGLLAIWCQGANAGLRSRLQALTSTAREEVHKVQRGRHLISYVIYTARAPH, from the coding sequence ATGGACGACATGCCGGTCACGATCGCCCGGTGGAGCGGGCCGCGCGGCGAGGTCGTGTTGCGTCGTCACGGGGTCGCCGACGACGCGATCGAGGAGTTGATCGTCAACGGCGCCTTCGCCATGGACAGCGCCGAAACCGCGTCCGAGGAAGCTCTCGCCGACCTCACCTGGCCGGGTGCTCGAGTGCTGGTCGGGGGTCTCGGGCTCGGGTTCACCGCCGCCACGCTGCTGGATGCGCGAGTCGGCACGGTCGATGTGGTGGAGATCGAGGAGGCGCTGGTCGCCTGGGCGTACGAAGGAGTGACCTTACGGCTGGGCCGGGTGGCACGCGATCCCCGCGTACGCCTGTGGGTCGCCGACGTACGGGCCGTGCTGACCGGCCACGAGCCAGAGCCGGCGGGACCGTGGGACGCGATCCTGCTCGACGTCGACAACGGTCCCGACTTCTTGATCCACGCCGAGAATGCCGCCCTGTACAGGGAGGAGGCGCTCAGTGCCGCGTACGCGAGGCTGGCCCCTGGGGGACTGCTGGCGATCTGGTGCCAGGGCGCAAACGCCGGTCTCCGGTCGCGACTGCAGGCCCTGACCTCGACGGCACGGGAGGAGGTCCACAAGGTCCAGCGCGGCCGGCATCTGATCTCGTATGTCATCTACACCGCACGCGCACCTCACTAG